Proteins from a single region of Chlorocebus sabaeus isolate Y175 chromosome 25, mChlSab1.0.hap1, whole genome shotgun sequence:
- the RGS2 gene encoding regulator of G-protein signaling 2: protein MQSAMFLAVQHDCRPMDTSAGSGHKSEEKREKMKRTLLKDWKTRLSYFLQNSSTPGKPKTGKKSKQQAFIKPSPEEAQLWSEAFDELLASKYGLAAFRAFLKSEFCEENIEFWLACEDFKKTKSPQKLSSKARKIYTDFIEKEAPKEINIDFQTKTLIAQNIQEATSGCFTTAQKRVYSLMENNSYPRFLESEFYQDLCKKPQITTEPHAT, encoded by the exons ATGCAAAGTGCTATGTTCTTGGCTGTTCAACACGACTGCAGACCTATGGACACTAGCGCTGGCAGCGGCCACAAGAGCGAGGAAAAGCGGGAAAAGATGAAACGGACCCT tttaaaAGATTGGAAGACCCGTTTGAGCTACTTCTTGCAAAATTCCTCTACTCCTGGGAAACCCAAAACCggcaaaaaaagcaaacaacaagcTTTCATCAA ACCTTCTCCTGAGGAAGCACAGCTGTGGTCAGAAGCATTTGACGAGCTGCTAGCCAGCAAAT ATGGTCTTGCTGCATTCAGGGCTTTTTTAAAGTcggaattctgtgaagaaaatattGAATTCTGGCTGGCCTGTGAAGACTTCAAAAAAACCAAATCACCCCAAAAATTGTCCTCAAAAGCAAGGAAAATATATActgattttatagaaaaggaagctCCAAAAGAG ataAACATAGATTTTCAAACCAAAACTCTGATTGCCCAGAATATACAAGAAGCTACAAGTGGCTGCTTCACAACTGCCCAGAAAAGGGTATACAGCTTGATGGAGAACAACTCTTATCCTCGTTTCTTGGAGTCAGAATTCTACCAGGACTTGTGTAAAAAGCCTCAAATCACCACAGAGCCTCATGCTACATGA